The following coding sequences are from one Azospirillum sp. TSH100 window:
- a CDS encoding GntR family transcriptional regulator gives MPHSTDSPAPDLTVLIARNRPRFRTATEFVEAAMREAILEGALPAGAPLRQEDLAAAFGVSRMPVREALRQLEARALVEFHPHRGAVVAEISAEDSADIGAIRAALEPAALRLSLPHLTADDFALAADLITEMDAEADPGRPGERMGELNRRFHMTLYARAGRPRLLALVEQHLAAADRYLRFQFSALGYHPRSQDEHHALLAACRAGDTEGACDIVVRHVMQAAEQLSAFLDGRG, from the coding sequence ATGCCCCACTCCACCGACAGCCCCGCTCCCGACCTGACCGTGCTGATCGCGCGCAACCGGCCGCGCTTCCGCACCGCGACCGAATTCGTCGAGGCGGCGATGCGCGAGGCGATCCTTGAGGGGGCCCTTCCGGCCGGCGCCCCGTTGCGGCAGGAGGATCTCGCCGCCGCCTTCGGCGTCAGCCGCATGCCGGTGCGCGAGGCGCTACGCCAGTTGGAGGCCCGCGCCCTGGTGGAGTTCCATCCCCACCGGGGCGCCGTGGTGGCGGAGATCTCGGCGGAGGATTCGGCGGACATTGGCGCCATCCGGGCGGCGCTGGAACCAGCGGCACTGCGGCTGTCGCTGCCGCATCTGACGGCGGACGATTTCGCTCTGGCCGCCGACCTGATCACGGAGATGGATGCCGAGGCCGATCCCGGCCGGCCAGGAGAGCGGATGGGGGAATTGAATCGGCGCTTCCACATGACGCTCTACGCCCGCGCCGGCCGGCCGCGCCTGCTGGCGCTGGTGGAACAGCATCTGGCCGCCGCCGACCGCTATCTGCGCTTCCAGTTCTCGGCGCTCGGCTACCATCCGCGCTCCCAGGACGAGCATCACGCCCTGCTGGCGGCCTGCCGCGCCGGCGATACGGAGGGCGCCTGCGACATCGTGGTCCGCCATGTCATGCAGGCGGCGGAACAGCTGAGCGCCTTCCTGGACGGGCGGGGCTGA
- a CDS encoding 6,7-dimethyl-8-ribityllumazine synthase produces MSNIGIVLGRFHRKEVEEMLDEARTVAASRGLGIVAEVWVPGSMEKPLAIKRLLMRDDVAGAVALGIIERGETEHGNVMGHAVISSLIDLQLQFMKPVGVGILGPGINPSQIPPRIRPYAAAAVNACADLIEQG; encoded by the coding sequence GTGAGCAACATCGGCATCGTGCTCGGACGGTTCCACCGCAAAGAGGTGGAAGAGATGCTGGACGAGGCGCGCACCGTCGCCGCCAGCCGTGGCCTCGGTATCGTGGCGGAGGTCTGGGTTCCCGGCTCGATGGAAAAGCCGCTGGCGATCAAGCGCCTGCTGATGCGCGACGACGTCGCCGGCGCGGTGGCGCTGGGCATCATCGAGCGGGGCGAGACCGAACACGGCAACGTCATGGGACATGCGGTCATCAGCAGCCTGATCGACCTCCAGCTTCAGTTCATGAAGCCGGTCGGCGTCGGCATCCTCGGGCCGGGCATCAACCCGTCGCAGATCCCGCCGCGCATCCGCCCCTACGCCGCCGCCGCGGTGAACGCCTGCGCCGACCTGATCGAGCAGGGCTGA
- a CDS encoding PAS domain-containing protein, whose protein sequence is MTKQKSVPNEPADDRTGDGWDRPAQSEAELRARLAVLEEENARLQSALSASSTSCDDLLTVTALNEDLRSAFSALERSRAAHADSERRLRAILDSAVGHAILTLAPDGRMTSWNPGAVRILGWTEEEARGQPVDILFPPEEAAAGMPDALRLRALAEGRVQEERSFCHRNGFTVWAALTILPLQGDEEGFLWILHDRSDERRIEEAIADARRRATDILDSIDEALVALDGDYRVIYQNRRAEQLDHQSLSAMRGRRLWEVWPQFAGADLETLCRRTMNERQPTAIEKRFDGEDTTLWLEVRFLPTPEGVGCFFRDITMRKRAEEEARASHERAVKILESISDAFYAVDHQWRFTYINRKAEQVWGRSRDTLLGRLVWEAFPKVLGSEAFEAQKQAVREGREMTIEVVSPTMGNWVEASIYPSSDGLSVYFRDITARRQAQQALLQAKETAEAADLAKGKFLAAASHDLRQPLQALLLFVDVLKPHVQGSQGANALMHLGRGLDALKELLDSLLDMSRLDAGVVQPNIENVSIMPLFDHIAASYRPVAAAKGLELHVLSCNAAARTDRTLLTRMVRNLVENALRYTESGRIDIECRRAGGRLLIEVRDTGIGIPPDHLESIWEEFHQVGNPERDRNRGLGLGLAIVRRLSLLLNHPVDVTSKPGQGTSFVIALPVGRAVELAATAAEAATAGRGRFAVVVDDDAIVLLGLETIFREWGYEVLVAGSAQKAVEGLSRMGRRPDLIVADYRLREGRYGTEAVARIRALYDNPGNPSVSGPIPGLILTGETGPECERDAAAHGLGIIHKPVTPRQLGHALGELLGAS, encoded by the coding sequence ATGACCAAACAGAAGTCCGTCCCGAATGAGCCCGCCGACGACCGAACGGGAGACGGGTGGGACCGGCCTGCCCAATCGGAGGCGGAGCTGCGGGCAAGGCTGGCGGTATTGGAGGAGGAGAATGCCCGGCTCCAGTCGGCACTGTCCGCCTCCTCCACCAGTTGCGACGACCTGCTGACGGTTACGGCGTTGAACGAGGATCTGCGCAGCGCTTTCAGCGCGCTGGAGCGCAGCCGCGCCGCCCACGCCGACAGCGAAAGGCGGCTGCGCGCAATTCTGGACAGCGCCGTCGGTCACGCCATCCTCACCCTGGCTCCGGACGGCCGGATGACCAGCTGGAACCCCGGTGCCGTCCGCATCCTGGGCTGGACGGAGGAGGAGGCGCGGGGCCAGCCGGTCGACATTCTGTTTCCGCCGGAGGAGGCCGCCGCCGGCATGCCCGACGCGCTGCGGCTTCGCGCGCTGGCCGAGGGCCGAGTCCAGGAAGAGCGCAGCTTTTGCCACCGGAACGGCTTCACCGTCTGGGCCGCGCTGACCATCCTGCCGCTCCAGGGTGACGAGGAGGGATTCCTGTGGATCCTGCACGACCGCTCCGACGAGCGGCGGATCGAGGAGGCCATCGCCGACGCGCGGCGGCGCGCGACCGACATTCTGGACAGCATCGACGAGGCTCTGGTGGCGCTGGATGGCGATTACCGCGTCATCTACCAGAACCGTCGCGCCGAGCAGCTCGACCACCAGTCGCTGTCGGCGATGCGCGGCCGCCGGCTGTGGGAGGTGTGGCCGCAGTTCGCCGGGGCTGATCTGGAGACGCTGTGCCGCAGGACGATGAACGAACGGCAGCCGACCGCCATCGAAAAGCGGTTCGACGGCGAGGATACCACCCTGTGGCTGGAGGTCCGCTTCCTGCCGACGCCGGAGGGGGTGGGCTGTTTCTTCCGCGACATCACCATGCGCAAGCGGGCGGAAGAGGAAGCCCGCGCCTCGCACGAGCGGGCGGTGAAGATTTTGGAAAGCATCAGCGACGCCTTCTATGCGGTCGATCACCAGTGGCGCTTCACCTACATCAACCGCAAGGCCGAGCAGGTCTGGGGCCGGTCGCGCGACACCCTGCTGGGCCGCCTTGTCTGGGAGGCCTTCCCCAAGGTGCTGGGCAGCGAAGCTTTCGAGGCGCAGAAGCAGGCGGTCCGCGAAGGCCGGGAAATGACTATCGAGGTGGTGTCTCCCACCATGGGCAACTGGGTGGAGGCCAGCATCTATCCCAGTTCCGACGGCCTTTCGGTCTATTTCCGCGACATCACCGCCCGCCGGCAGGCGCAGCAGGCGTTGTTGCAGGCGAAGGAGACTGCGGAGGCTGCCGACCTCGCCAAGGGCAAGTTCCTGGCTGCCGCCAGCCACGATCTGCGCCAGCCGCTTCAGGCGCTGCTGCTGTTCGTCGACGTGCTGAAGCCGCATGTGCAGGGTAGCCAGGGCGCCAACGCGCTGATGCATCTGGGCCGCGGGCTGGACGCGCTGAAGGAGCTGCTGGACAGCCTGCTCGACATGTCGCGGCTGGATGCCGGCGTGGTCCAGCCGAACATCGAAAACGTGTCGATCATGCCGCTGTTCGACCACATCGCCGCTTCCTACCGGCCAGTGGCAGCGGCCAAGGGGCTGGAACTGCACGTTCTTTCCTGCAATGCCGCCGCCCGCACCGACCGCACCCTGCTGACCCGCATGGTGCGCAATCTGGTGGAAAACGCCCTGCGCTACACCGAGAGCGGCCGGATCGACATCGAATGCCGGCGGGCCGGCGGGCGGCTGCTGATCGAGGTGCGCGACACCGGCATCGGCATTCCGCCCGATCATCTGGAGAGCATCTGGGAGGAGTTCCATCAGGTTGGCAACCCGGAGCGCGACCGCAACCGCGGGCTCGGTCTGGGATTGGCCATCGTGCGGCGGCTATCCTTGCTGCTGAACCATCCGGTGGACGTCACCTCGAAGCCGGGGCAGGGAACCAGCTTCGTCATCGCGCTGCCGGTCGGCCGCGCGGTCGAGTTGGCGGCGACCGCGGCGGAGGCGGCGACCGCCGGCCGCGGGCGCTTCGCCGTGGTGGTGGACGACGACGCCATCGTTCTGCTGGGGCTGGAGACGATCTTCCGCGAATGGGGCTATGAGGTGCTGGTCGCCGGCTCGGCCCAGAAGGCGGTGGAGGGGTTGAGCCGCATGGGCCGCCGCCCGGATCTGATCGTCGCCGATTACCGCCTGCGCGAAGGCCGCTATGGCACCGAGGCGGTGGCCCGCATCCGCGCGCTGTACGACAACCCCGGCAATCCTTCTGTCTCTGGCCCGATCCCCGGCCTGATTCTGACCGGCGAGACCGGTCCCGAGTGCGAGCGCGATGCTGCCGCCCATGGGCTGGGCATCATCCACAAGCCGGTGACGCCGCGCCAGCTCGGCCACGCCCTGGGCGAATTGCTGGGAGCGTCCTGA
- a CDS encoding benzoate/H(+) symporter BenE family transporter — protein MTGSSSAEQTVSTAPGRGLSPSALATGGLVALVGYASSVAVVIQGLAAVGADTAQITSGLVAVGFSMGLSAIWLAWTQRKPISVAWTTPGMALLAATGPVAGGFPAAVGAFLTVGALIMVAGLWRPLGRWIGAIPKPLANGMLAGLLLKLCLAPFMAIGQAPGLGLLVLATWAVVGRVARLYAVPAAVAVALAAMAMNPPVSGALPADPWPTLSLVAPAFTWEALVGLALPLFVVTMASQNIPGLAVLATFGYTPRVPPAFLATGFASALTAPFGAPTVNLAAITAAMCAGPDADPRPERRWQAAVTGGFGYIALTALAAITATLVTRSPPILIEAVAGLALIGAFGGSLLAAVQAEEERIPALVTLLVTASGLSFFGVGSAFWGLLFGGAMHVVHRWRPAGA, from the coding sequence ATGACCGGCTCGTCATCCGCCGAGCAGACCGTTTCCACCGCTCCGGGCCGCGGCCTGTCGCCCTCGGCGCTCGCCACCGGCGGGCTGGTGGCGCTGGTCGGTTATGCCAGTTCGGTCGCGGTGGTGATCCAGGGGCTGGCGGCGGTCGGGGCCGATACGGCGCAGATCACCTCCGGGCTGGTGGCCGTCGGCTTCTCCATGGGGCTGTCGGCGATCTGGCTGGCCTGGACGCAGCGCAAGCCGATCAGCGTCGCCTGGACGACGCCGGGTATGGCGCTGCTGGCGGCGACCGGCCCGGTGGCCGGCGGTTTTCCGGCGGCGGTGGGGGCCTTCCTGACGGTGGGCGCGCTGATCATGGTGGCGGGGCTGTGGCGGCCGCTCGGACGCTGGATCGGGGCGATCCCGAAGCCACTCGCCAACGGCATGCTGGCCGGGCTGCTGCTGAAGCTGTGCCTGGCGCCCTTCATGGCGATCGGGCAGGCGCCGGGGTTGGGGTTGCTGGTGCTGGCGACCTGGGCGGTGGTCGGGCGCGTCGCCCGGCTCTATGCGGTGCCGGCGGCGGTCGCGGTGGCGCTGGCGGCGATGGCGATGAATCCGCCGGTCTCTGGTGCGCTGCCGGCCGATCCCTGGCCGACGCTGTCGCTGGTCGCCCCGGCCTTCACCTGGGAGGCGCTGGTCGGCCTGGCCCTGCCGCTTTTCGTCGTCACCATGGCGTCGCAGAACATCCCCGGCCTGGCGGTGCTGGCGACCTTCGGCTACACGCCGCGGGTGCCGCCGGCCTTCCTGGCGACCGGCTTCGCCTCGGCCCTGACCGCACCGTTCGGGGCGCCGACCGTCAATCTGGCGGCAATCACCGCGGCCATGTGCGCCGGCCCCGATGCCGATCCCCGGCCGGAGCGGCGCTGGCAGGCCGCTGTCACTGGCGGTTTCGGCTACATCGCGCTGACGGCGCTGGCGGCGATCACCGCGACGTTGGTCACCCGCTCCCCGCCGATCCTGATCGAGGCGGTGGCCGGGCTGGCGCTGATCGGCGCTTTCGGCGGCTCGCTGCTGGCGGCGGTGCAGGCGGAGGAAGAGCGGATTCCCGCCCTGGTCACGCTGCTGGTGACTGCATCGGGCCTGTCCTTCTTCGGGGTCGGGTCGGCCTTCTGGGGCCTGCTGTTCGGCGGGGCGATGCATGTGGTGCACCGGTGGCGCCCCGCCGGAGCATAA
- a CDS encoding bile acid:sodium symporter family protein, giving the protein MIRVPRPNMDGFTMALVATVGLATVLPVQGQFAQGVHWLAEAAIALLFFLHGARLPREEVVAGIAHWRLHLLIFCLTFVAFPLIGWAVVETLPHSLLPPAVAIGVQFLCLLPSTVQSSIAFTSMARGNVAAAVCSSTLSNISGILMTPLLVALFLKVQGSALSLDTLETIAAQLLLPFVAGQLLRRWIGAWAARHRTMLKFTDRGSILLVVYLAFSEAVVNGLWHQVPPAALGMVVLIDGAILAAFLIGTTLLSRRLGFSRADEAVIVFCGSKKSLVSGVPMAGVLFAPATAGLVLLPVMVFHQIQLMVGAVLARRYADESAAKDEARDALPATS; this is encoded by the coding sequence ATGATCCGCGTGCCGCGCCCGAACATGGACGGTTTCACCATGGCCCTGGTGGCGACCGTCGGTCTGGCGACCGTGCTACCGGTGCAGGGGCAATTCGCCCAGGGCGTGCACTGGCTGGCGGAAGCTGCCATCGCGCTGCTGTTCTTCCTGCACGGCGCCCGGCTGCCGCGGGAGGAGGTGGTGGCGGGTATCGCGCACTGGCGGCTGCACCTGCTGATCTTCTGCCTGACCTTCGTCGCCTTTCCGCTGATCGGCTGGGCGGTGGTGGAAACGCTGCCGCACAGCCTGCTGCCGCCGGCGGTGGCCATCGGCGTGCAGTTCCTCTGCCTGTTGCCCTCCACCGTCCAGTCCTCCATCGCCTTCACCTCGATGGCGCGCGGCAACGTGGCGGCGGCGGTGTGCAGTTCGACCCTGTCCAACATCTCCGGCATCCTGATGACGCCGCTGCTGGTGGCGCTGTTCCTGAAGGTGCAGGGGTCGGCGCTGTCGCTCGACACGCTGGAGACGATCGCCGCGCAGCTTCTGCTGCCCTTCGTCGCCGGACAGCTTCTGCGGCGCTGGATCGGCGCCTGGGCGGCCCGGCACAGGACGATGCTGAAATTCACCGACCGCGGCTCGATCCTGCTGGTCGTCTATCTCGCCTTCAGCGAGGCGGTGGTGAACGGCCTGTGGCATCAGGTGCCGCCGGCGGCGCTCGGCATGGTGGTGCTGATCGACGGCGCCATCCTGGCGGCCTTCCTGATCGGCACGACCCTGCTCAGCCGCCGCCTGGGTTTCTCCCGCGCCGACGAGGCGGTGATCGTCTTCTGCGGGTCGAAGAAGTCGCTGGTCAGCGGCGTGCCGATGGCCGGCGTGCTGTTCGCCCCCGCCACCGCCGGTCTGGTGCTGCTGCCCGTGATGGTGTTCCACCAGATCCAGCTGATGGTCGGCGCCGTACTCGCCCGCCGCTATGCCGACGAGAGCGCGGCGAAGGACGAAGCCAGGGACGCCCTGCCGGCGACGTCGTGA